A window of Thermus filiformis contains these coding sequences:
- a CDS encoding 4Fe-4S dicluster domain-containing protein, whose product MEKEPLGSPEDRRRFLSKMASAIFASMVAPGLAQGVPSAPPASEPLAEDALLRMQKDLERALQNPNRRWGMVIDLRKCVGCHACTVSCMVENRLPPGVVYRPVTEEEVGTYPQVTYRFVPRPCMQCDDPPCVPACPYDATWKRKDGIVEIDYELCVGCEKCIPACPYGSRHKDEGEYWTQGTPGQGKMPYENLPVYEWGKKVAREDEAGPMDKVRKCHFCLHRIERGLLPQCVVTCIGRATYFGDLEDPTSLVAELARKPNAIRLKEEAGTKPRVYYLV is encoded by the coding sequence ATGGAAAAAGAACCCCTCGGGAGCCCGGAGGACCGGCGCCGCTTCCTCTCCAAGATGGCCAGCGCCATCTTCGCCTCCATGGTGGCCCCGGGCCTGGCCCAGGGGGTGCCCTCGGCCCCCCCGGCGAGCGAGCCCCTGGCGGAGGACGCCCTGCTTCGGATGCAGAAGGACCTGGAGCGGGCCCTGCAGAACCCCAACCGCCGCTGGGGGATGGTGATTGACCTCAGGAAGTGCGTGGGCTGCCACGCCTGCACCGTGAGCTGCATGGTGGAAAACCGCCTGCCCCCCGGCGTGGTCTACCGCCCCGTCACCGAGGAGGAGGTGGGCACCTACCCCCAGGTCACCTACCGCTTCGTCCCCCGGCCCTGCATGCAGTGCGACGACCCCCCCTGCGTCCCCGCCTGCCCCTACGACGCCACCTGGAAGCGCAAGGACGGGATCGTGGAGATAGACTACGAGCTTTGCGTGGGGTGTGAAAAGTGCATCCCCGCCTGCCCCTACGGCTCCCGCCACAAGGACGAGGGGGAGTACTGGACCCAGGGCACCCCGGGCCAGGGCAAAATGCCCTACGAGAACCTCCCCGTCTACGAGTGGGGGAAGAAGGTGGCCCGCGAGGACGAGGCCGGCCCCATGGACAAGGTGCGGAAGTGCCACTTCTGTCTCCACCGCATCGAGCGGGGCCTCCTGCCCCAGTGCGTGGTCACCTGCATCGGCCGGGCCACCTATTTCGGGGACCTGGAAGACCCCACCTCCCTGGTGGCGGAGCTGGCCCGCAAGCCCAACGCCATCCGCCTGAAGGAGGAAGCGGGCACGAAGCCCAGGGTCTACTACCTGGTCTAG